The Fuerstiella sp. genome includes a window with the following:
- a CDS encoding Gfo/Idh/MocA family oxidoreductase, with the protein MARNTNRRQFIGQSAGIGAAYWVGGGTQVKASRSALQSLSAACVGVGGKGRSDTSNIYDQGVSIVGICDVDANTLQQKQREFRDAESFSDYREMLDKMGEKVDIVTVSTPDHSHAAAASMAMKMDKHVYCQKPLTWSIYEARHLRELSEEKGVVTQMGNQGTAGDGLREAVEVLRADAIGDVTSVHVWTNRPVWPQAVGRPEGEDPVPAHLNWDSWIGPAPMRPYKQGVYHPFKWRGWVDFGTGALGDMACHTTNLPIMALHLFDPIAITAVKNPGLYENETYPSSSLLKFEFPEREGMAACDMYWYDGGELPPEELTSQLPEGFRKKITAQRQGGPKTSGMLAVGTNGMLFSADDYGQRYYLLPRDGFSNYEKPEQTLPRIPFNGAPDERQKWEFVKSITGEHKPGTMSNFTYAGRLTETILIGNLALRVGEGDRIEWDAKNLKATNVQDLSVDVNQFVHREYREGWTL; encoded by the coding sequence ATGGCTCGAAATACGAATCGACGTCAATTCATAGGACAGTCTGCAGGAATCGGAGCAGCCTATTGGGTTGGAGGCGGTACTCAGGTCAAAGCCTCACGTTCGGCGCTTCAATCATTGAGCGCCGCATGTGTGGGGGTTGGAGGAAAAGGCCGGTCTGACACCAGCAACATATACGACCAGGGCGTTTCAATTGTCGGAATCTGTGATGTCGACGCAAATACTCTCCAGCAGAAGCAACGCGAATTTCGCGATGCTGAGTCTTTCAGCGACTACCGTGAGATGCTGGATAAGATGGGTGAAAAAGTTGACATCGTCACCGTCAGTACGCCGGACCATAGTCATGCCGCCGCCGCATCCATGGCGATGAAGATGGACAAACACGTTTACTGCCAGAAACCACTGACCTGGTCGATTTACGAGGCACGCCATCTGCGCGAGCTTTCCGAAGAAAAAGGTGTGGTCACACAAATGGGGAACCAGGGCACGGCCGGTGACGGACTGCGCGAAGCTGTGGAAGTCCTGCGAGCAGATGCGATTGGTGACGTGACCTCGGTCCACGTGTGGACCAATCGACCAGTGTGGCCCCAGGCGGTGGGTCGGCCGGAAGGTGAGGATCCCGTTCCTGCACACCTGAACTGGGACAGCTGGATCGGTCCGGCTCCAATGCGTCCCTATAAGCAAGGTGTTTATCATCCATTCAAATGGCGAGGATGGGTCGATTTCGGCACCGGGGCACTGGGCGATATGGCCTGCCACACCACCAATCTTCCGATCATGGCTCTGCATCTGTTTGATCCGATTGCCATCACAGCCGTGAAAAATCCAGGCCTCTACGAAAACGAGACCTATCCGTCCAGCAGTTTGCTGAAATTCGAGTTCCCTGAACGTGAGGGAATGGCTGCCTGCGACATGTACTGGTACGACGGAGGCGAACTGCCACCCGAGGAACTCACCAGTCAGCTGCCGGAAGGCTTCAGGAAAAAGATCACAGCGCAACGCCAGGGTGGTCCGAAAACCAGCGGCATGCTGGCCGTGGGTACCAACGGGATGCTGTTTTCAGCTGATGACTACGGTCAGAGGTATTATCTTTTGCCGCGGGACGGTTTCTCAAACTACGAAAAGCCGGAGCAGACGCTGCCACGAATCCCCTTCAACGGTGCGCCTGACGAACGACAGAAGTGGGAATTCGTGAAGTCAATCACCGGCGAGCACAAGCCCGGCACGATGTCGAACTTCACCTACGCCGGTCGTCTCACAGAGACCATATTGATCGGCAACCTGGCACTTCGTGTCGGTGAAGGGGATCGCATTGAATGGGATGCAAAGAACCTGAAAGCAACCAATGTTCAGGATTTGAGCGTTGACGTGAATCAGTTTGTACATCGCGAATACCGCGAAGGCTGGACACTCTGA